The following DNA comes from Ascaphus truei isolate aAscTru1 chromosome 1, aAscTru1.hap1, whole genome shotgun sequence.
TTGCAGCTCATTAATGTATGTTTTGCTTCCCccgctgtgtaatgcagcagatACCAGCTTTAGAAAGAGATGCATCCGTGTTAGAAATGCTGTATATAGGAAGTTATCCGGTAACGTACTCTGTGTCCTGATTTGCATGTTGTTACCCAGAAAATGTGTGCACAGTCTAACCACTGTATGACATGTGACAACAGTGTGAAGCAGGCTGTACCAACTCTGAAAGCAGACAAACGTAATTATGGGTTTATTTATGGTTCTTTCAAATCCATAATAAAATACTGCTCGTATGTCATACGTATTGTTCTGCTACACAGTCCTTAAAGCAAACAAGGGTTCAGTTTATAACCTGGCTATTCATaagtaaacatttatttttaaatgaggGCTGCAACACATTATAAATGCTAACCTTTACTAATGCCTTTACAATTTTCTGCTTTTAAACAGATTCGTTGGAGGCTGTGATACCTTATAACAGCCCAACATAAGAGTCTCTTCATAGATGAAAATAAAGTGTGCACGGAATTAATGCAAATGGCTGACACCAATGAGATCACCATTAACCTCCTCCTACTGGGAAGGACCAAAAGTGGGAAGAGCTCACTTGGAAACAGCTTGCTGGGCAGCTATGAATTTGAAAGCCAGTTTTCGCCACACTCGGTGACCAAGGAATGCCGACTGTGCGCAGTCAGCATACCTCACTTTGCTCGTCGGATGGGTAGAGACATGTGCCTGAGACTGCAGGTGCTGGATACACCAGGTTCTCTTCATAGCAGCTTAAACCAGGAAGAGGTGAAGCAAAAAGTGAGGAAAGCCTTAGCACATCGATTTGCAGAAGGATTACACATGGCCCTGCTCGTCCTGAGGGCTGATGTACCCCTCTGTGAAGAAGATAACCAGCACACTGTGAAATTAGCAGAGGTAATGTATATTATAATTAGCCGAGTAATTCATACCAGTTTTAAGGATGAGAAaatctgctctctctcttttgtCTTTACTAATTTGTCTAGGAGGCCAAAGTTACGCATTGATAAATTAGGATGAGTTGTTTACACCACAAGTGAATGCTTTCCAATGTATTACAAGGCCCTCAAGCACTGAAGAGTTTAATTTTTAATCCCACATCAGGATATCTGCCTTCTATAAGGttggaaaaaaaatgtataaaattgtTAATTGCTACCAGATGAAGCAGCTAATATAAGCATTGCTTTCCTTAATTTCAACAAGGTCAGGCTCggccattcacacacacacacatcctgtcAAACGGCATTAGGGCCAGAAGAAGGAGACAATGATGTGACCTCTTATGCTATAAGA
Coding sequences within:
- the GIMD1 gene encoding GTPase IMAP family member GIMD1, with product MQMADTNEITINLLLLGRTKSGKSSLGNSLLGSYEFESQFSPHSVTKECRLCAVSIPHFARRMGRDMCLRLQVLDTPGSLHSSLNQEEVKQKVRKALAHRFAEGLHMALLVLRADVPLCEEDNQHTVKLAEDLLGPTWKHFTIIVFSYGDKLHEARMKEEEYFMSAPITLSALLENVHNRYIFRVPLDKTLHEERAILTTRILEFVRQNSYKRLQFK